From Aquabacter sp. L1I39, the proteins below share one genomic window:
- a CDS encoding arginase family protein — protein sequence MKPSEMSSAALMHQGAGFMGVPWAGDATGAKAAILGVPFDCGTHPFRIGSREGPRSIREQSALVRPYESERADFDVREALGLVDCGDVTLTPGRIEDAFARIEEAAFRIASTGATVVGFGGDGSVSVPLVRAAARLWPDLCVLHVDSHTDCHPVNPEHPYDAASQFSHVALEQRVSASASYHVGVRGSTYRPGVADHTRSLGYNIITMTDYVRRGEADVLAELHEVMGGRPVYLSWDMDSFDPSVAPGVCTPTWGGFSAREGLHLLRGLSGLNIVAVDINTVSPGHDVQGMAAHLAAYLAYEILLLIHARGAGV from the coding sequence ATGAAACCCTCGGAAATGAGCAGCGCCGCCCTCATGCACCAGGGCGCCGGCTTCATGGGCGTGCCCTGGGCGGGTGATGCCACAGGCGCTAAGGCGGCCATTCTCGGTGTGCCCTTCGATTGCGGCACCCATCCCTTCCGCATCGGCTCGCGGGAAGGGCCGCGCTCCATCCGCGAGCAATCCGCTCTCGTGCGGCCCTATGAGAGCGAGCGGGCCGACTTCGACGTGCGCGAAGCCTTGGGGCTGGTGGATTGCGGCGACGTCACCCTCACCCCCGGCCGCATCGAGGACGCCTTCGCGCGCATCGAGGAGGCCGCCTTCCGCATCGCCTCCACCGGGGCCACCGTGGTCGGCTTCGGCGGCGACGGGTCGGTCTCCGTCCCGCTGGTGCGCGCCGCCGCGCGGCTGTGGCCGGACCTGTGCGTGCTCCATGTGGACAGCCACACCGACTGCCACCCGGTGAACCCGGAACACCCCTATGACGCCGCCAGCCAGTTCAGCCATGTGGCGCTGGAGCAGCGGGTCTCGGCCAGCGCCTCCTACCATGTGGGGGTGCGCGGCTCCACCTACCGGCCGGGGGTCGCCGACCACACCCGCAGCCTCGGCTACAACATCATCACCATGACCGACTATGTGCGGCGGGGCGAGGCGGATGTGCTCGCCGAACTGCACGAGGTGATGGGGGGCCGGCCGGTCTATCTGTCCTGGGACATGGATTCCTTCGACCCCTCCGTGGCGCCGGGCGTCTGCACGCCCACCTGGGGCGGCTTCTCGGCGCGGGAGGGGCTGCACTTGCTGCGCGGCCTGTCCGGGCTGAACATCGTCGCCGTGGACATCAATACGGTGAGCCCCGGCCATGATGTGCAGGGCATGGCGGCGCATCTGGCCGCCTATCTCGCCTATGAGATCCTGCTGCTGATCCACGCGCGGGGCGCGGGAGTTTAG